A genomic window from Myxococcota bacterium includes:
- a CDS encoding SDR family oxidoreductase, with amino-acid sequence MKLDELFSVKGKVALVTGGTRGIGRMIARGFVENGARTYVCSRKKDACEEAERELGKLGECKAFAVDLATTEGIAQIVRELSARESALHVLVNNAGANWGAELDVFPESGWDKVMDLNLKSIFFLTRDLLPLLRKAGTHSDPARVINIGSIDGLHVPILETYAYSAAKAALHHMTRVLARKLAPQHITVNAIAPGPFESQMMKATLDRFGEMIKKQNPRGRIGEPEDMAGAAIYLASRAGSYVTGAVIPVDGGSVTTI; translated from the coding sequence ATGAAGCTCGACGAGCTGTTTTCGGTGAAAGGCAAGGTCGCCCTCGTGACGGGCGGCACGCGCGGAATCGGCCGGATGATCGCGCGCGGCTTCGTCGAGAACGGCGCGCGCACCTACGTGTGCTCGCGCAAGAAGGACGCATGTGAGGAGGCCGAGCGCGAGCTCGGAAAGCTCGGCGAGTGCAAGGCGTTCGCGGTCGACCTCGCCACAACGGAAGGCATTGCGCAGATCGTGCGCGAGCTCTCGGCGCGCGAGAGCGCGCTGCACGTCCTGGTGAACAACGCCGGCGCGAACTGGGGCGCGGAGCTCGACGTGTTTCCCGAATCGGGCTGGGACAAGGTCATGGACCTGAACCTGAAGTCGATCTTCTTCCTGACTCGCGACCTGTTGCCGCTCCTGCGCAAGGCAGGTACTCACTCCGATCCGGCGCGCGTGATCAACATCGGCTCGATCGACGGCCTGCACGTGCCCATCCTGGAGACCTACGCGTATTCGGCCGCGAAGGCGGCGCTGCACCACATGACCCGCGTGCTGGCGCGCAAGCTGGCGCCGCAGCACATCACGGTGAACGCGATCGCGCCGGGACCGTTCGAGAGCCAGATGATGAAGGCCACGCTCGACCGCTTTGGCGAGATGATCAAGAAGCAGAACCCGCGCGGCCGCATCGGCGAGCCGGAAGACATGGCCGGCGCGGCGATCTACCTGGCCTCGCGCGCGGGCTCGTACGTGACCGGCGCGGTGATTCCCGTCGACGGCGGGAGCGTGACCACGATTTGA
- a CDS encoding enoyl-CoA hydratase-related protein → MPEFCKTERDGHIFIVTMNRPDVMNALHPPANRELAAAWDEFEHDPKLWIGIMTGAGDRAFSAGNDLKYQAGGGDMGHQPRTGFGGLTARYTLNKPIIAAVNGVAMGGGFEIALACDLIIASDKAVFALPEPRVGLAALAGGLQRLPRMVPLKQAMGMILTGRRVSAQEGKELGFVTDVSPHDELMKRARAWADQILECSPLSVRASKETVMQSLDIADLRHAMDNSQYEAIHEMTYSDDFVEGPKAFAEKRKPNWKGK, encoded by the coding sequence ATGCCGGAATTCTGCAAGACCGAGCGCGACGGACACATCTTCATCGTCACGATGAACCGGCCCGACGTGATGAACGCGCTCCACCCGCCGGCGAACCGCGAGCTGGCGGCGGCGTGGGACGAGTTCGAGCACGACCCGAAGCTCTGGATCGGCATCATGACCGGCGCCGGCGACCGCGCGTTCTCGGCGGGTAACGACCTGAAGTACCAGGCGGGCGGCGGAGACATGGGGCACCAGCCGCGCACGGGCTTCGGCGGACTCACTGCGCGCTACACGCTGAACAAGCCGATCATCGCGGCGGTGAACGGCGTGGCGATGGGCGGCGGCTTCGAGATCGCGCTGGCGTGCGACCTGATCATCGCGTCGGACAAGGCGGTGTTCGCGCTGCCCGAGCCGCGCGTGGGTCTGGCGGCGCTGGCGGGCGGCTTGCAGCGGCTGCCGCGCATGGTGCCGCTGAAGCAGGCCATGGGCATGATTCTCACCGGCCGGCGCGTGAGCGCGCAGGAAGGCAAGGAGCTCGGCTTCGTGACCGACGTCTCGCCGCACGACGAGCTCATGAAGCGCGCGCGCGCCTGGGCGGACCAGATCCTGGAGTGCTCGCCGCTGTCGGTGCGCGCCAGCAAGGAGACGGTCATGCAGAGCCTCGACATCGCGGACCTCCGACACGCGATGGACAACTCGCAGTACGAGGCGATCCACGAGATGACCTACAGCGACGACTTCGTCGAGGGGCCGAAGGCGTTCGCGGAGAAGAGGAAGCCCAATTGGAAAGGCAAGTGA